One region of Arcobacter sp. CECT 8983 genomic DNA includes:
- a CDS encoding MFS transporter, which produces MPLKKFNPDNIYNKIVNEEDARVCKAIDENACKVVPGNFLLTIISYFFNKLADAIANAKVVLPWIMESLNVPVFLISFLVPIKESGSLIPQLFIASFIRKLPIRKWVWSLGTFLQALCMFGIALVAWNMEGLSAGFAIIALLTALSLSRGLCSVAAKDVLGKTIPKTRRGALNGLSGMLAGLLVVVLGVYFLLNGEKPFMAQHFGVLLSLAGFFWILASITYGQIKEYPGETAGGGNAFTVAIKELSILKTDKPFRLFVITRALFLCSVLSAPFFVIIAQQNSDSNAYLLGLFILSSGLADLLSANFWGKFSDVSSKKVMIIGATIATIVGFLVSFLDIFYKEIFTTIWVMPIIYFILSIGYQGIRIGRKTYITDLAEGNKRTSYVAVSNTLIGFILLLSGLIGSLSSLIGVGGIILFLSFVGLLAIYLAKKLPEVQED; this is translated from the coding sequence ATGCCTTTAAAAAAATTCAATCCTGATAATATTTACAATAAAATTGTAAATGAAGAAGATGCCAGAGTTTGCAAAGCAATAGATGAAAATGCTTGTAAAGTTGTGCCTGGTAATTTTCTTCTTACAATTATTAGCTACTTTTTTAATAAACTTGCAGATGCAATAGCAAATGCAAAAGTTGTCTTACCTTGGATAATGGAAAGTTTAAATGTTCCTGTCTTTTTAATAAGTTTTTTAGTCCCAATAAAGGAGTCTGGTTCACTCATTCCTCAACTATTTATAGCAAGTTTTATTAGAAAACTTCCTATTAGAAAATGGGTTTGGTCATTAGGAACTTTTTTACAAGCTTTATGTATGTTTGGTATAGCTCTTGTTGCTTGGAATATGGAAGGCTTAAGTGCTGGCTTTGCAATCATTGCTTTACTTACAGCTTTAAGTTTATCAAGAGGTTTATGCTCTGTTGCAGCAAAAGACGTTCTTGGAAAAACTATTCCAAAAACAAGACGTGGAGCATTAAATGGTTTGTCTGGAATGCTTGCTGGTTTACTTGTTGTTGTCTTAGGCGTTTACTTTTTACTAAATGGTGAAAAACCTTTTATGGCTCAACACTTTGGAGTTTTACTTTCACTTGCAGGCTTTTTTTGGATATTAGCTTCTATTACTTATGGACAAATAAAAGAGTATCCAGGAGAAACAGCTGGTGGAGGAAATGCTTTTACAGTAGCTATAAAAGAACTTTCTATTTTAAAAACAGATAAGCCATTTAGACTTTTTGTTATTACAAGGGCTTTATTTCTTTGTTCTGTTTTATCTGCACCTTTTTTTGTAATTATAGCTCAACAAAACAGTGATTCAAATGCTTATCTTTTAGGACTATTTATTCTGTCAAGTGGTTTAGCTGATTTATTATCTGCAAATTTTTGGGGTAAATTTTCTGATGTTTCTAGTAAAAAAGTTATGATTATTGGAGCAACTATTGCAACTATTGTTGGTTTCTTAGTATCTTTTCTAGATATTTTTTATAAAGAAATTTTTACAACTATTTGGGTTATGCCTATTATCTATTTTATTTTAAGTATTGGATATCAAGGTATAAGAATAGGAAGAAAAACTTACATTACTGATTTAGCCGAAGGAAATAAAAGAACAAGTTATGTAGCTGTAAGTAATACTTTAATAGGTTTTATCCTACTTCTAAGTGGTTTAATTGGAAGTCTTAGTTCACTTATTGGTGTTGGAGGAATTATTCTGTTTTTATCTTTTGTAGGATTATTGGCTATTTATTTAGCAAAAAAACTTCCTGAAGTCCAAGAAGATTAA
- a CDS encoding DUF1538 domain-containing protein: protein MMQFNFFLKLLKESFRDLLPIIIVILFFQLAIIQAVPEGWVSTAIGLGIVGVGLAIFLQGLEIGIFPIGEGLARDFAKNGSMVWVLIFGFLIGFGTTIAEPALAVIADKAASISSGRIDATILRLVVAGSVGFAILLGVFRIYKGHGIHYYIIAGYILVVGVTFFAPKEIIGLAYDLGGVTTSTVTVPLVAALGIGLASSIKGRNPVIDGFGLIAFASLTPMIFVQIYGIAVYNLVDAKEVAQVVIEANVSVSTTITIESIIHGLGSVIKDVAPILLIILFFQYGVIKKRIDNLKTVIFGFALVVVGLYAFILGLEMGLFTLGETMAYQLTKRDSVFVIYAFAFAIGFSTTMAEPALMAIAKKAKEISDGKINDFALRIFVAFGVAIGIALGAFRIVDGGHIHYYIIFGYILVITLTWFAPKYIIPIAYDSGGVTTSTVTVPLVAALGIGLATNIEGRSPLIDGFGLIAFASLFPMITVMLYGIITEKLGVKSDTEIEAANILKDALIDAENMDLATVNIDGSDRRHSLPMDFSAVVIIVPKDKKIDAIQAANKAGAPGVTVLRADGIGLGQIDNFYRTSFEANDALLLFLLPQSLVNPVIKSIIHSLHITTTGKGIAFAFPLTHMKGISLSRHDIFVNRKDHKNPENDVEKLIKEEEEKVLEKIKEHKKVANEES, encoded by the coding sequence ATGATGCAATTTAACTTTTTTTTAAAGTTATTAAAAGAGTCATTTAGGGATTTATTACCAATAATAATAGTTATCTTATTCTTTCAATTAGCTATTATTCAAGCAGTACCAGAAGGTTGGGTATCTACTGCTATTGGTTTAGGTATAGTAGGAGTTGGACTTGCGATTTTCTTACAAGGTCTAGAAATAGGAATATTTCCTATTGGAGAAGGATTAGCTAGAGACTTTGCAAAAAATGGTTCAATGGTTTGGGTTCTTATTTTTGGATTTTTAATTGGTTTTGGTACAACAATAGCAGAACCAGCACTTGCTGTAATTGCCGATAAAGCAGCATCTATTTCAAGTGGTAGAATTGATGCTACTATTTTAAGATTAGTTGTTGCAGGTTCAGTTGGTTTTGCAATTCTTCTTGGTGTATTTAGAATCTATAAAGGTCACGGAATTCACTATTATATTATCGCAGGATATATTTTAGTTGTAGGTGTAACATTTTTTGCTCCAAAAGAGATTATTGGTTTAGCCTATGATTTAGGTGGAGTAACTACATCAACGGTAACTGTACCTTTAGTTGCTGCACTTGGAATTGGATTAGCATCTTCAATTAAAGGAAGAAATCCTGTAATTGATGGTTTTGGTTTAATTGCTTTTGCTTCATTAACTCCAATGATATTTGTACAAATTTATGGAATTGCAGTTTATAATCTTGTGGATGCTAAAGAAGTTGCACAAGTTGTTATTGAAGCTAATGTATCAGTTTCTACTACTATAACTATTGAGTCTATAATTCATGGCTTAGGCTCTGTTATAAAAGATGTTGCTCCTATTTTATTAATTATTCTATTTTTCCAATATGGAGTAATTAAAAAAAGAATTGATAACTTAAAAACAGTAATATTTGGATTCGCATTAGTAGTTGTTGGTTTATATGCTTTTATCCTTGGGTTAGAAATGGGATTATTCACCCTTGGTGAAACAATGGCTTACCAACTTACAAAAAGAGATTCTGTTTTTGTAATTTATGCTTTTGCTTTTGCTATTGGTTTTTCAACAACAATGGCAGAACCAGCACTTATGGCTATTGCAAAAAAAGCAAAAGAGATAAGTGATGGTAAAATCAACGATTTTGCTTTAAGAATTTTTGTTGCTTTTGGTGTTGCAATAGGTATTGCTCTTGGTGCATTTAGAATTGTTGATGGTGGACATATTCACTACTATATTATTTTTGGATATATATTAGTTATTACATTAACGTGGTTTGCACCAAAATATATTATTCCAATCGCTTATGATAGTGGTGGGGTTACAACTTCAACTGTAACAGTTCCACTTGTTGCTGCACTTGGTATTGGACTTGCAACAAATATTGAAGGTAGAAGTCCTTTAATTGATGGTTTTGGGCTTATAGCTTTTGCTTCACTTTTTCCAATGATAACAGTTATGCTATATGGAATTATCACTGAAAAACTTGGTGTTAAATCTGATACTGAAATAGAAGCTGCAAATATCTTAAAAGATGCACTTATTGACGCAGAAAATATGGATTTAGCAACTGTAAATATTGATGGAAGTGATAGAAGACACTCTTTACCAATGGACTTCTCAGCTGTTGTAATTATTGTACCAAAAGATAAAAAAATTGATGCAATTCAAGCTGCAAATAAAGCAGGTGCTCCTGGTGTTACAGTTCTTAGAGCAGATGGAATTGGTTTAGGACAAATTGATAACTTCTATAGAACATCATTTGAAGCTAATGATGCCTTATTACTATTCTTATTACCTCAAAGTTTAGTAAACCCAGTTATTAAATCTATTATTCATTCTTTACATATTACTACAACAGGAAAAGGTATAGCTTTTGCTTTCCCATTAACTCATATGAAAGGGATTAGTTTAAGTAGGCATGACATTTTTGTAAATAGAAAAGATCATAAAAATCCTGAAAATGATGTAGAAAAACTAATCAAAGAAGAAGAAGAGAAAGTATTAGAAAAAATTAAAGAACACAAAAAAGTAGCCAATGAAGAGTCTTAA
- a CDS encoding heme-binding domain-containing protein, which yields MKKTLLIFLVVFIVIQFIQTDKINSETNPNLEMKTPSEIKTIFKSACYDCHSNSTNWPWYSHIAPFSWIIDSHVTNGRKALNFSIWETYSDEKKEEKMKAIFRTAYASMPLASYIKAHEDANLTREQRTLIRDWTGVKK from the coding sequence ATGAAAAAAACGCTTTTAATATTCTTAGTAGTATTTATTGTAATACAATTTATACAAACAGATAAAATAAATAGTGAAACAAACCCCAATTTAGAGATGAAGACTCCATCAGAAATAAAAACTATCTTTAAATCTGCTTGTTATGATTGTCACTCTAATTCTACAAATTGGCCTTGGTATTCACATATTGCTCCTTTTTCTTGGATAATTGATTCTCATGTTACAAATGGTAGAAAAGCACTTAATTTCTCAATTTGGGAAACATACAGTGATGAGAAAAAAGAAGAAAAAATGAAAGCTATTTTTAGAACAGCATATGCTTCTATGCCATTAGCTTCATATATAAAAGCTCATGAAGATGCAAATTTAACAAGAGAACAAAGAACATTAATTAGAGACTGGACTGGAGTGAAAAAATAG
- the hisA gene encoding 1-(5-phosphoribosyl)-5-[(5-phosphoribosylamino)methylideneamino]imidazole-4-carboxamide isomerase: MDILPAIDLKDGKAVRLSKGLMDSAKIYSDEPWQVAKRFEELGSKWVHVVDLNGAFKGSPANLEQIKKIKENCNLKIEVGGGIRDEETIKMYVELGIDRLILGSIAVKDPQFVKDMASKYPIAVGIDAMNGMVAVEGWAEVSTMKATDLAREFANAGVEAIICTDISKDGMLCGVNVEFTESIALASGVETIASGGVKDINDITSCKANGNIAGVIVGKAFYEGTLDLEEGFKAL, translated from the coding sequence ATGGACATTTTACCAGCAATTGATCTTAAAGATGGAAAAGCTGTAAGACTTAGTAAAGGACTTATGGATAGTGCAAAAATCTATTCAGATGAGCCTTGGCAAGTAGCAAAAAGATTTGAAGAATTAGGAAGTAAATGGGTTCATGTTGTTGATTTAAATGGTGCATTTAAAGGCAGTCCAGCAAACTTAGAACAAATCAAAAAGATCAAAGAAAATTGTAATCTAAAAATTGAAGTTGGTGGTGGAATCAGAGATGAAGAAACTATCAAGATGTATGTTGAACTTGGAATTGATAGACTAATTTTAGGTTCGATTGCTGTAAAAGATCCACAGTTTGTAAAAGATATGGCTTCAAAATATCCAATTGCTGTTGGAATTGATGCTATGAATGGAATGGTTGCAGTTGAAGGTTGGGCAGAAGTATCAACTATGAAAGCAACTGATCTTGCTCGTGAATTTGCAAATGCTGGTGTTGAAGCAATTATTTGTACTGATATTTCTAAAGATGGAATGCTTTGTGGAGTAAATGTAGAGTTTACAGAATCGATTGCACTAGCAAGCGGTGTTGAAACTATTGCTTCTGGTGGAGTAAAAGATATCAACGATATAACTTCTTGCAAAGCAAATGGAAATATTGCAGGTGTAATCGTTGGAAAAGCTTTTTATGAAGGTACCCTTGACTTAGAAGAAGGATTTAAAGCTTTGTAG
- a CDS encoding GGDEF domain-containing protein, with protein MNSNKKITLIIFSMVTLLTLIIVALVAIGSRESGYAGAKKRAYLTAEIVKSSLTSHMVNGNMHQRDVFLDSLERMVELNELWVTRSPKISEQFGTEATNELPRDEIDKKVLKTGKEEVVIDESLKNASLRITIPYVASAMDKPNCLSCHNAKEGDVLGAISIKLDIQEDRISNIAILLNIIAIVILFLIFILIFISKKIKPYTTSFDSITHTLKQVHEGDYSVRAPKGILKEDKEAFMWLNEIIEKLETVLTGIEKNLTAFVHNRSTNLNNDKLLTAKEIIEDISEIYNFKKTIETDLSKEDIYYRLIQVLKDKLKVKDFYIFENDIQKDERKIIYGPKDIKPCCDLRNDIKELCRAERTSNIICSENFPEICRIAKCENSIEYTCIPFTINEQKSITIHILCDNKECSKHNKYQIGIIKKYLEETKPILESRMLMDVLRQRNLVDGLTGLYNRKYLDEFVEKTMPNELAQDTTYAIMFLDIDYFKMINDTYGHDAGDAILQKLSKTMQENISPNEFIIRFGGEEFLIIMKNPTEESAQELAKRINEEFAKIVFTFNNESFSKTVSIGYSFFPADTDQFWKSIKYADLCLYEAKETGRNKVIRFTKEILKNGEKADY; from the coding sequence ATGAATTCTAATAAAAAGATAACTCTTATTATTTTTTCAATGGTTACACTTTTAACACTTATTATTGTGGCATTAGTTGCAATAGGTTCAAGAGAAAGTGGCTATGCGGGAGCTAAAAAAAGAGCTTATTTAACAGCGGAGATTGTAAAAAGTAGTTTAACTTCTCATATGGTAAATGGAAATATGCATCAAAGAGATGTATTTTTAGATAGTTTAGAAAGAATGGTTGAATTAAACGAATTATGGGTCACTAGATCTCCAAAAATATCTGAACAATTTGGTACTGAAGCAACTAATGAGCTTCCAAGGGACGAAATAGATAAGAAAGTTTTAAAAACAGGAAAAGAAGAAGTTGTAATTGATGAAAGCTTAAAAAACGCATCATTAAGAATAACAATACCTTATGTGGCTTCAGCAATGGATAAACCAAACTGTTTAAGTTGCCATAATGCAAAAGAAGGTGATGTTTTAGGTGCAATATCTATAAAACTTGATATACAAGAAGATAGAATATCAAATATCGCTATTTTACTTAATATTATTGCTATTGTCATTCTATTTTTAATTTTTATTTTAATTTTTATTAGCAAAAAAATTAAACCTTATACTACTTCATTTGACTCAATAACACATACTTTAAAACAAGTACATGAAGGTGATTATTCAGTAAGAGCACCTAAAGGAATACTTAAAGAAGATAAAGAAGCCTTTATGTGGTTAAATGAAATCATTGAAAAACTAGAAACTGTTTTAACAGGAATTGAAAAAAATCTTACTGCCTTTGTACATAATAGGTCAACAAACTTAAATAATGACAAACTTCTTACGGCAAAAGAGATAATTGAAGACATATCAGAAATTTATAACTTTAAAAAGACTATTGAGACAGATTTATCAAAAGAAGATATTTATTATAGATTAATACAAGTTTTAAAAGATAAACTAAAAGTTAAAGATTTTTATATCTTTGAAAATGATATACAAAAAGATGAAAGAAAAATAATTTATGGTCCAAAAGATATAAAACCATGTTGTGATTTAAGAAACGATATTAAAGAGCTTTGTAGAGCAGAAAGAACTTCTAATATCATATGTTCAGAGAATTTCCCTGAAATATGTAGAATAGCAAAATGTGAAAACTCTATAGAATACACATGCATACCATTTACAATAAATGAACAAAAATCAATCACTATTCACATTTTATGTGATAATAAAGAGTGTTCTAAACATAATAAATACCAAATCGGTATTATCAAAAAATATCTTGAAGAGACAAAGCCTATTTTAGAAAGTAGAATGTTAATGGATGTTCTAAGACAAAGAAACTTAGTTGATGGATTAACTGGACTTTATAATAGAAAGTATCTTGATGAATTTGTAGAAAAAACTATGCCAAATGAGCTTGCGCAAGATACTACTTATGCAATTATGTTCTTAGATATTGATTACTTTAAAATGATAAATGATACTTATGGACATGATGCTGGTGATGCTATCTTGCAAAAACTTTCTAAGACAATGCAAGAAAATATTTCTCCTAATGAATTTATTATAAGATTCGGTGGAGAAGAATTCTTAATTATTATGAAAAATCCAACAGAAGAGAGTGCTCAAGAATTAGCAAAAAGAATAAATGAAGAGTTTGCAAAAATTGTATTTACTTTTAATAACGAATCATTTAGTAAAACTGTAAGTATTGGATACTCATTCTTCCCTGCAGATACAGATCAATTCTGGAAATCTATTAAATATGCAGACCTTTGTCTTTATGAGGCAAAAGAAACAGGAAGAAATAAGGTAATTAGATTTACAAAAGAGATACTAAAAAATGGTGAAAAGGCTGACTACTAA
- a CDS encoding TrkA family potassium uptake protein — protein MKKSVVIYGYSILGSKIAKVLEEKAYKIIIISFEEEQIIKAKKDGYEVITSTLLNDNELIEIGIGKNVDSLFCVSNSNKHNLFVTLSARNLDKNLKIISTSKTKAEAKKLIIAGATKILNPNELTAQRIFRYMTKPLMLKVLDEILFSKSDLNISEIYVKKDSILNGKLLKDITIHKKYNILLIGTMDKELGEKFIFNSKGINHKIDEGDILVVVGQSTELNKFRKSIGGVEV, from the coding sequence ATGAAAAAAAGTGTTGTTATCTATGGATATTCTATATTAGGATCTAAAATAGCAAAAGTCTTAGAAGAAAAGGCTTATAAAATTATTATAATAAGTTTTGAAGAAGAACAAATTATTAAAGCTAAAAAAGATGGATATGAAGTTATAACTTCAACACTTTTAAATGATAATGAATTAATAGAAATTGGAATTGGTAAAAATGTTGATTCTTTATTTTGTGTTAGCAATAGTAATAAACACAACCTTTTTGTAACTTTATCAGCTAGAAATCTAGATAAAAATTTAAAAATTATTTCAACTTCAAAAACAAAAGCCGAAGCAAAAAAACTAATAATTGCTGGTGCCACAAAAATATTAAATCCAAATGAACTTACAGCTCAAAGAATATTTAGATATATGACTAAACCTTTGATGTTAAAAGTTTTAGATGAAATTTTATTTAGTAAATCAGATTTAAATATTTCAGAAATATATGTAAAAAAAGATTCTATTTTAAATGGAAAACTTTTAAAAGATATAACTATTCATAAAAAGTACAATATTTTACTTATTGGTACAATGGATAAAGAATTAGGGGAGAAGTTTATTTTTAATTCAAAAGGAATAAATCATAAAATTGATGAAGGAGATATATTGGTTGTAGTTGGTCAAAGTACTGAACTAAATAAGTTCAGAAAGTCTATAGGGGGAGTTGAAGTATGA
- a CDS encoding co-chaperone YbbN, translated as MKSLNSLEETKNIISTVDAVLIYFSGENCSVCKALKPKIEQQVNLHLPKIETYEVKADIYKEIASNFSVFSIPTILVFFDSKEFKREGRNISVLNFIEELKRPYNLFMD; from the coding sequence ATGAAGAGTCTTAATAGTTTGGAAGAAACTAAAAATATAATAAGTACAGTTGATGCTGTACTTATATATTTTTCAGGTGAAAATTGTTCAGTATGCAAAGCACTTAAACCTAAAATAGAACAACAAGTAAATCTTCACTTACCTAAAATTGAAACTTATGAAGTAAAAGCTGACATTTATAAAGAGATAGCAAGCAATTTTTCGGTATTTTCTATACCAACTATTTTGGTATTTTTTGACTCAAAAGAGTTTAAAAGAGAGGGAAGGAATATCTCTGTTTTAAATTTTATAGAGGAGTTAAAAAGACCATACAATTTATTTATGGATTAG
- a CDS encoding DNA mismatch repair protein, translated as MREEVQALLDEKKTLLTITYFKLQRLFEKKYGENTVVLMEIGTFFEVYEVNNDEEQIGKAKEIAELLNIQLTRKNKSILENSAENPIMAGVPAISLEKHLARIIAEQKYTVVIIRQKGLPPKVSRYLDTVVSPGTNFDFVLDQDENNITSLVVDQIKGIYLVGYSAIDVTTGKCYYNEVHGTSEDKFYALDEVFNYMNMHRTNEVVITFADKNINQKEVIDYLELKLKTFHIGTFIPKINYQNELFKNVFAVESLLTAIEHLDMERVPLSSQSLAILIDFVIGHDSNIVQKLSLPIKLDVSKYIYLGNNALEQLNIIETSHNPSLIKLINNTSTAMGKRLLKERLTHPVKDSKELLRRFALSKELFDYHGPIENELANIYDIERLTRRIKLARLHPFELNYLYDSLLSIKEVVAFMENYKFITPPCSLAQLQMFIDSIESTFDLAISGKYMLKDVESNMVCDGINHEIDELNKQNEVLYSKLELIKNHILNILNAKDSNFVSINRLDKEGFYLSLTKNRYNLIKDELSNSHIIIDDDLLLFKDFNYKVQTTSVKISCKLTDEISDKYVHNLRKIIELNKLVFKEKLNEFEKKFATLLEELVQFIAEVDLTVSNIKTAKKYNYVCPKIVKTKDDENFLELVELRHPIIEANEEQGIYVPNDIILGELSLAKDELKDNVIIKNSNPINMFDNKMHGILLYGINSSGKSSLMKSIGIAVILAQAGFYVPAKSMRFSIFDSVFTRISGADNIAKGLSSFAVEMLELKNIFNRASKRSLILGDEISHSTETMSGLSIVASAILKLAKLESIFVFATHLHQLPEIKEIENLKNIISLHLSVMYQDEEDKLIFDRKLKHGSGSSMYGLEYAKSLHMDREFLSVANDIRKRLTDDYDKVERLTHKKTSKYNKDVFASTCVICGRACDDVHHIKEQARANKDGFIGHINQNHKYNLIPLCKLHHKMVHEGKVNINGFVATSKGLELHYTMTEEQE; from the coding sequence TTGAGAGAAGAAGTTCAAGCCTTATTAGACGAAAAGAAAACCTTACTTACCATTACTTACTTTAAGCTTCAACGGCTTTTTGAAAAAAAGTATGGAGAAAATACTGTAGTACTTATGGAAATAGGTACCTTTTTTGAAGTATATGAAGTAAATAATGATGAAGAACAAATAGGGAAAGCTAAAGAGATAGCTGAACTATTAAATATTCAATTAACTAGAAAAAATAAATCTATTTTAGAAAACTCTGCTGAAAACCCAATTATGGCAGGAGTACCTGCAATCTCTTTAGAAAAACATCTTGCAAGAATCATTGCAGAACAAAAGTACACAGTAGTAATCATAAGACAAAAAGGACTTCCTCCAAAAGTATCTAGATACCTTGATACAGTTGTAAGTCCAGGTACTAACTTTGATTTTGTACTTGACCAAGATGAAAATAATATCACTTCCCTTGTTGTAGATCAAATAAAAGGTATTTATCTAGTAGGTTATTCTGCAATTGATGTAACAACAGGAAAGTGCTATTACAATGAAGTACATGGTACAAGTGAAGATAAATTTTATGCATTAGATGAAGTATTTAATTATATGAATATGCATCGTACAAATGAAGTAGTCATAACTTTTGCAGATAAAAATATAAATCAAAAAGAGGTAATAGATTACCTAGAATTAAAATTAAAGACTTTTCATATTGGAACATTTATTCCAAAGATTAATTATCAAAATGAACTGTTTAAAAATGTTTTTGCAGTAGAATCATTACTTACGGCAATTGAACATCTTGATATGGAAAGAGTTCCCCTTAGTTCTCAAAGTTTAGCAATACTTATTGATTTTGTTATAGGGCATGATTCAAATATTGTTCAAAAGCTTTCACTTCCAATAAAACTTGATGTTTCAAAATATATTTACTTAGGAAACAATGCATTAGAGCAATTAAATATTATAGAGACTTCTCACAATCCAAGTTTGATAAAACTTATTAACAATACGTCAACTGCAATGGGAAAAAGACTTTTAAAAGAAAGACTTACTCATCCTGTAAAAGATAGTAAAGAGTTATTAAGAAGGTTTGCTTTATCAAAAGAGTTATTTGATTATCATGGACCTATTGAAAATGAATTAGCAAATATTTATGATATAGAAAGACTAACAAGAAGAATAAAACTTGCAAGACTTCATCCTTTTGAATTAAACTATTTATATGACTCTTTACTTAGTATAAAAGAAGTAGTAGCCTTCATGGAAAACTATAAGTTTATAACTCCACCTTGTAGTTTGGCTCAACTTCAAATGTTTATAGATTCTATTGAATCAACTTTTGATTTAGCTATTTCTGGAAAATATATGCTTAAAGATGTTGAGTCAAATATGGTTTGTGATGGAATAAACCATGAAATAGATGAACTAAATAAACAAAATGAAGTATTATATTCAAAACTAGAATTAATAAAGAATCATATTTTAAATATTTTAAATGCAAAAGACTCAAACTTTGTAAGTATAAATAGACTTGATAAAGAAGGTTTTTATTTAAGTCTTACAAAGAATAGATATAACCTAATAAAAGATGAGTTGTCAAACTCACATATTATCATTGATGATGATTTACTTCTTTTCAAAGATTTTAACTATAAAGTACAAACTACTTCGGTAAAAATCTCTTGTAAACTTACAGATGAAATTTCAGATAAATATGTGCATAACCTAAGAAAAATCATTGAACTAAACAAACTGGTATTTAAAGAGAAACTAAATGAATTTGAAAAGAAGTTTGCAACACTACTTGAAGAGTTAGTTCAGTTTATTGCTGAGGTTGATTTAACAGTTTCAAATATCAAAACAGCAAAAAAATACAATTATGTTTGTCCAAAGATAGTTAAAACTAAAGATGATGAAAACTTTTTAGAGTTAGTTGAACTTAGACATCCAATTATTGAAGCAAATGAAGAGCAGGGGATTTATGTACCAAATGATATTATCTTAGGAGAATTATCCCTTGCAAAAGATGAGTTAAAAGATAATGTGATTATCAAAAACTCAAATCCTATAAATATGTTCGATAATAAAATGCATGGTATTTTACTTTATGGAATAAACTCTTCAGGTAAATCTTCACTTATGAAATCAATTGGGATTGCAGTTATTTTAGCTCAAGCAGGTTTTTATGTACCAGCAAAATCAATGAGATTCTCTATTTTTGATTCTGTATTTACTAGAATTAGCGGAGCTGATAATATAGCAAAAGGGCTTTCTTCTTTTGCAGTTGAAATGCTTGAACTTAAAAATATTTTTAATCGTGCATCAAAAAGGTCACTAATCTTAGGGGATGAAATCTCTCATAGTACAGAGACAATGAGTGGTTTATCTATTGTGGCAAGTGCTATTTTAAAACTAGCAAAATTAGAATCAATCTTTGTTTTTGCAACACACTTACATCAACTTCCAGAAATAAAAGAGATAGAAAACCTTAAAAATATAATTTCACTTCACTTATCTGTAATGTATCAAGATGAAGAAGATAAACTAATCTTTGATAGAAAACTAAAACATGGAAGTGGTTCTTCTATGTATGGTTTAGAGTATGCAAAATCACTTCATATGGATAGAGAGTTTTTAAGTGTGGCAAATGATATTAGAAAGCGTTTAACTGATGATTATGATAAAGTTGAAAGACTAACTCATAAGAAGACTTCAAAATACAATAAAGATGTTTTTGCTTCTACTTGTGTTATTTGTGGAAGAGCTTGTGATGATGTTCACCACATAAAAGAACAAGCAAGGGCAAATAAAGATGGCTTTATAGGACATATAAACCAAAATCATAAATACAACTTAATACCTTTATGTAAATTACATCATAAAATGGTACATGAAGGGAAAGTAAATATAAATGGTTTTGTAGCTACAAGTAAAGGTTTGGAGCTACATTATACTATGACAGAAGAGCAAGAGTAA